The following proteins are encoded in a genomic region of Rissa tridactyla isolate bRisTri1 chromosome 5, bRisTri1.patW.cur.20221130, whole genome shotgun sequence:
- the TIGD4 gene encoding tigger transposable element-derived protein 4, whose product MLSTMAEALGSPLPQPVVRRKKSISIEEKIDIISAVESGKKKAEIAAKYGIKKNSLSSIMKNKEKVLEAFESLRFDPKRKRLRTAFYTDLEEALVKWYRMAQCLNVPVNGPMLRLKANDFAQKLGHSDFKCSNGWLDRFKSRYGLVFRAQPIEAAATTTVNAPTPWYQNVLPYYLNDYQPKNMFFIQETGLLYQMLPYSTFAFKGETCSVGQLSKERITVAVGANMDGSEKLRLLVIGKNKSPRSFKDVKLLPVDYEANDMAWMTSEVFEQWMRKLDDRFQAQQRQVVILADSLPAHTEVKNLKSVKLVFCPPDSSSCIAMKQGIIRSLKLKYRHCLTKRFIDCVEGNKEFMLTLLDAIEMLHLCWRKVTPETFVKSYDEVGFKLETKANDSDTEVESDFDLIAHAQAAGVQFLKGLSLEEYAALDDGLVTCEMPTNNERTCAEETTSDEAGTFVADEGDGFQGAEQLLPSKNEALSAVDTLRKFLRSQDTNDSLQDSLADLEHFIQQVTEKKETIIKEK is encoded by the coding sequence ATGCTCAGTACCATGGCAGAGGCTTTGGGGAGTCCTCTGCCCCAGCCCGTagtaaggaggaagaaaagcatatCTATTGAGGAAAAAATCGACATCATAAGTGCTGTGGAGAGCGGCAAGAAAAAGGCAGAGATCGCAGCCAAGTATGGCATAAAGAAGAATTCCTTGTCTTCGATtatgaagaataaagaaaaagtctTAGAAGCCTTTGAATCTTTACGATTTGATCCTAAAAGAAAAAGGCTAAGGACTGCTTTTTATACTGACCTGGAGGAGGCATTGGTGAAGTGGTACAGAATGGCTCAGTGCTTGAACGTGCCGGTAAACGGTCCTATGTTGCGCCTCAAGGCTAATGATTTTGCCCAGAAGCTTGGACATAGTGATTTTAAATGCAGTAATGGCTGGCTCGATCGTTTCAAGTCAAGGTATGGCTTAGTTTTCAGAGCTCAGCCTATAGAAGCAGCTGCTACTACTACAGTGAATGCTCCAACTCCTTGGTATCAAAATGTTCTGCCTTACTATTTAAATGATTATCAGCcgaaaaacatgttttttataCAGGAGACCGGATTGTTGTATCAGATGTTACCATATAGCACATTTGCATTTAAAGGGGAAACTTGTTCTGTAGGTCAACTAAGCAAAGAGAGAATAACTGTAGCGGTGGGTGCAAATATGGATGGCTCTGAGAAACTTCGTTTGCTTGttataggaaaaaacaaaagtccACGCTCTTTCAAAGATGTAAAGTTGCTACCTGTGGATTATGAAGCAAATGATATGGCGTGGATGACTTCAGAAGTGTTTGAACAGTGGATGCGTAAACTTGATGACAGATTTCAAGCACAGCAGCGGCAAGTTGTTATTCTTGCTGATTCTCTCCCAGCACACACAGAAGTAAAGAACCTGAAGTCTGTCAAATTAGTGTTCTGTCCACCAGACTCTTCTTCATGTATAGCTATGAAACAAGGGATTATCAGAAGTCTGAAGCTTAAATACAGGCACTGTCTTACCAAGAGATTTATTGACTGTGTAGAAGGTAATAAAGAGTTTATGCTGACACTTCTTGATGCAATTGAGATGTTGCACCTGTGCTGGAGGAAAGTAACACCAGAGACTTTTGTAAAAAGTTACGATGAAGTGGGATTCAAATTAGAAACCAAGGCAAATGATAGCGACACAGAAGTTGAAAGTGATTTTGATTTGATTGcacatgcacaggcagctggagtGCAGTTTCTAAAAGGTTTATCTTTGGAGGAATATGCAGCTCTAGATGATGGCTTGGTAACTTGTGAAATGCCCACAAATAATGAAAGGACGTGTGCTGAAGAAACCACATCAGACGAAGCTGGGACATTTGTTGCTGATGAAGGTGATGGATTTCAGGGAGCTGAACAACTTTTACCATCAAAAAATGAGGCTTTGAGTGCTGTAGATACCCTTCGAAAGTTTCTCAGAAGTCAAGACACAAATGATTCTCTTCAAGATTCCCTAGCTGACCTGGAGCATTTTATTCAacaagtaactgaaaaaaaagaaactataattaaagaaaaatag